A window of the Tiliqua scincoides isolate rTilSci1 chromosome 5, rTilSci1.hap2, whole genome shotgun sequence genome harbors these coding sequences:
- the LOC136653482 gene encoding carbonic anhydrase 4-like → MAASRRFNKSPWCYDDHHCGPSTWLSMGQCGGKRQSPIDINPDKTTHNSKLGPIILTGYGDSKKLLEMKNTGKTVDVELGDGLQLSGHGLPAPYTAKSFHLHWGNGNSRPGSEHYINGRQYSMELHIVHTKNNMSVADALKDPEGIAVLGFFVQGYEKTKGKTAEAWESLIKYLPKVSVKGEDTDLDGTVSLLDLLGTTDLARYYRYPGSLTTPDCNEVVLWTIFVEPILVPLKVVAAFPELYSTSSPGGPHLENNFRPLQKIEERTVEASASMKSQLRSAAALDSQPVKFLLLIFITTITSFLPV, encoded by the exons GTCCCTGGTGCTATGATGACCACCACTGTG GTCCTAGCACATGGTTATCCATGGGTCAATGTGGTGGCAAGAGACAGTCTCCCATTGACATCAACCCTGACAAGACAACCCACAACTCTAAGTTGGGCCCCATAATTCTTACTGGCTATGGTGATAGCAAAAAACTATTGGAAATGAAGAACACTGGAAAAACAG TTGATGTAGAACTGGGAGATGGGCTCCAACTCAGTGGCCACGGACTTCCAGCACCCTACACAGCCAAATCCTTCCATCTGCACTGGGGAAATGGTAACTCCAGGCCAGGATCTGAGCACTATATCAATGGCAGGCAGTACTCCATGGAG TTACATATTGTGCATACTAAAAACAACATGAGTGTAGCAGATGCTTTGAAGGACCCAGAAGGAATTGCTGTTCTGGGATTCTTTGTCCAG GGCTATGAGAAGACCAAGGGCAAGACAGCAGAAGCATGGGAATCACTTATAAAGTACCTGCCAAAAGTCTCTGTAAAGG GTGAAGACACAGATCTTGATGGCACTGTCTCCCTGCTGGACTTGCTGGGCACCACAGACCTTGCCCGCTACTACCGCTATCCTGGGTCTCTCACCACCCCTGACTGCAATGAAGTTGTCCTCTGGACCATTTTTGTTGAACCCATTCTGGTGCCGCTAAAAGTG GTGGCAGCTTTTCCAGAACTCTATTCTACAAGTTCCCCCGGTGGACCCCATCTGGAGAACAATTTCCGTCCCCTCCAGAAGATTGAGGAGCGGACAGTGGAAGCATCAGCTTCTATGAAGAGTCAGCTCCGTTCTGCTGCCGCCCTGGACTCACAGCCTGTAAAATTCCTCCTCCTCATTTTCATTACTACTATTACCTCCTTCTTACCTGTATAA